Proteins encoded in a region of the Vicia villosa cultivar HV-30 ecotype Madison, WI linkage group LG5, Vvil1.0, whole genome shotgun sequence genome:
- the LOC131602764 gene encoding G-type lectin S-receptor-like serine/threonine-protein kinase RKS1, whose protein sequence is MSLVIAPLYGKLMASKSSDYVLLKSKIYVSYNISTQFAPPRLKYNSNSMDYANNLVYLVINQNHRYNNLLLNSLLILLLTFSFCSCSSDTISIHNPIRDGGDLLVSKSKTFALGFFTPGKSTSRYLGIWYYNNNLPNPTVVWVANRDSPINDTSGILSIDPSGNLVLHHNLSTIPIWSSNVSIPQSQTNNNSIVIAQLSDLANFVLMLNNSKTVFWESFDHPTDTMLSYQRVGFDRKSNQSWFLQSWKTDDDPGKGAYTLKFSTVGKPQLFIYNRNNPLWRGGPWNGELLAGVPNLKRDMALFNVTLVEDDNYLALTYNMLDKSVITSIVLEKSGFLQSFTWDSQKSQWSPYLSEPTNQCDNYGTCGSNSNCDPLNLESFKCSCLPGFEPKYPRDWYDSRIGSGGCVRKKGVSVCRNGEGFVKVVSLKVPDTSVAVVKGGLSLEECEKECLRNCSCTAYAVDDVTNGGSGCLAWYGNLMDIQKLSDQGQDLFLRVDKVELANYYTKSKGALDKKRLAAILVASIVVTVLLLSCVYCRWKKKRKDMMLHLSQDFSGEENDAQSNTHPNLPFFNFKTIMKATGNCGHENKLGQGGFGSVYKGCLVDGQEIAVKRLSKDSGQGKEEFKNEVRLLVKLQHRNLVRLLGCCFEKEERMLVYEYLPNKSLDFFIFDLNQRSSLDWSKRFEIICGVARGVLYLHQDSRLKIIHRDLKASNVLLDAAMNPKISDFGMARIFGEDEIQERTKRLVGTYGYMAPEYAMEGLYSTKSDVFSYGVLLLEIIAGQRNTHCETGRASPNLIGRVWTLWTEGKALDTVDPTINQSYPPAIVLRCIQIGLLCVQENAMNRPSMLEVVFMLRNETLLSHPQKPAFLCDGIQNWQESSTSGGGSSINEVTETTISAR, encoded by the exons ATGTCATTGGTCATTGCTCCATTGTATGGAAAATTAATGGCTTCAAAGTCAAGTGATTATGTACTATTGAAGAGTAAAATTTATGTCAGTTACAATATATCAACTCAATTTGCTCCTCCAAGACTAAAATACAACAGCAACTCAATGGACTATGCAAATAATCTTGTCTACCTTGTCATAAACCAGAATCATAGATATAATAATTTGCTGCTAAACTCTTTGCTTATACTCCTTTTGACATTCTCTTTttgctcttgttcttctgataCCATATCTATTCATAATCCCATAAGAGATGGTGGTGATCTTCTCGTTTCTAAATCTAAAACATTTGCGCTTGGATTCTTCACTCCTGGAAAATCCACCTCTCGCTATCTTGGAATTTGGTACTACAATAACAATTTGCCAAATCCAACTGTTGTTTGGGTTGCAAATAGAGATAGTCCAATCAATGACAC GTCTGGAATCCTATCAATCGACCCGAGTGGAAATCTAGTACTCCACCACAACCTTAGCACCATTCCCATTTGGTCTAGCAATGTTTCAATTCCACAATCACAAACAAATAACAACAGTATTGTTATAGCTCAACTATCAGATTTAGCAAACTTTGTTCTCATGCTAAACAACAGCAAAACTGTTTTCTGGGAAAGCTTTGATCATCCAACAGACACCATGCTTTCATATCAAAGGGTTGGTTTTGATAGAAAATCTAATCAAAGCTGGTTCCTTCAATCCTGGAAGACAGATGATGACCCTGGAAAAGGTGCATATACTTTAAAATTCAGCACTGTTGGTAAACCTCAGTTGTTTATATATAACCGGAACAATCCTTTGTGGCGTGGTGGCCCTTGGAATGGAGAACTATTAGCAGGTGTGCCAAACCTTAAACGAGATATGGCCCTTTTTAACGTTACTttggttgaagatgacaactATTTAGCACTCACCTATAACATGCTTGATAAGTCTGTCATTACTAGCATAGTGCTTGAGAAATCTGGTTTCCTTCAATCATTCACATGGGACAGTCAAAAGAGTCAATGGAGCCCGTACTTGTCTGAACCAACAAACCAATGTGATAACTATGGAACATGTGGATCAAATAGTAATTGTGATCCTTTGAACTTGGAGAGCTTTAAGTGTTCTTGTTTACCTGGTTTTGAACCCAAATATCCACGTGATTGGTATGATAGTAGAATCGGGTCCGGAGGATGTGTAAGGAAGAAAGGTGTATCTGTTTGTAGGAACGGAGAAGGGTTTGTCAAAGTTGTAAGCTTGAAAGTTCCTGATACATCTGTGGCAGTTGTTAAAGGTGGTTTAAGTTTGGAAGAATGTGAGAAAGAATGCTTGAGAAACTGCTCTTGTACTGCCTATGCCGTTGATGATGTGACAAATGGTGGAAGTGGTTGTTTGGCATGGTATGGGAATTTAATGGACATTCAGAAACTCAGTGATCAAGGCCAAGATTTGTTTTTACGCGTCGATAAAGTTGAACTAG CTAATTACTACACAAAAAGCAAAGGAGCCCTTGATAAAAAGAGGTTGGCTGCAATTCTGGTAGCTTCTATTGTTGTAACTGTTCTCCTCCTCTCCTGTGTGTATTGCAGgtggaagaaaaaaagaaagg ATATGATGCTGCATTTAAGCCAAGATTTCTCTGGAGAAGAGAATGATGCTCAAAGCAACACACATCCAAATCTaccatttttcaattttaaaacaattatgaaAGCTACTGGAAATTGTGGTCATGAGAATAAACTTGGACAAGGTGGATTTGGCTCTGTCTATAAG GGTTGCTTGGTTGATGGACAAGAGATAGCAGTGAAAAGATTATCCAAAGATTCAGGTCAAGGCAAAGAAGAGTTTAAAAATGAAGTTAGACTTTTAGTTAAACTCCAACACAGAAATCTAGTGAGATTGCTCGGTTGCTGCTTTGAAAAAGAAGAAAGGATGCTAGTTTACGAATACCTACCAAACAAAAGCCTAGACTTCTTTATATTCG ATCTAAACCAAAGGTCGTCATTGGATTGGAGTAAGCGTTTTGAAATTATTTGTGGGGTTGCTAGAGGTGTGTTATATCTTCATCAAGATTCGAGGCTGAAAATAATTCATAGAGATCTGAAAGCCAGCAACGTTCTCCTTGATGCAGCAATGAATCCCAAAATCTCAGATTTTGGTATGGCTAGAATATTTGGAGAGGACGAAATCCAAGAAAGAACAAAAAGATTGGTTGGAACATA TGGATATATGGCACCAGAATATGCTATGGAAGGACTATATTCAACAAAATCTGATGTCTTCAGTTATGGGGTCTTGCTACTAGAAATTATTGCTGGACAAAGAAACACACATTGTGAAACAGGAAGAGCATCCCCAAATTTAATTGGACGt GTGTGGACACTATGGACAGAAGGAAAGGCCTTGGATACAGTTGATCCAACA ATAAACCAGTCTTATCCTCCTGCTATAGTTCTGAGATGCATTCAAATTGGACTCTTGTGTGTGCAAGAAAATGCCATGAATAGACCATCAATGTTAGAAGTTGTTTTCATGCTACGCAATGAAACACTTCTTTCCCACCCTCAAAAACCAGCATTCTTATGTGATGGCATCCAAAACTGGCAAGAGTCATCAACTTCAGGAGGAGGATCTTCAATAAATGAAGTAACAGAAACTACTATCAGTGCTCGCTAG
- the LOC131602763 gene encoding G-type lectin S-receptor-like serine/threonine-protein kinase RKS1, with amino-acid sequence MDFAKYLSYLLKPQNHRLRELNGLLLNYLILLLFTFTFCSCSTDTVSVHKPIRDGDLLVSKSKTFALGFFTPGKSSSRYVGIWYYNLPIQTVVWVANRDTSINDTSGILSIDPNGNLVLHHNLSTIPIWSTNVSLLQSQTNNTSVIAQLSDTANLILILNNTKTVVWESFDHPTDTMLFKWFTWF; translated from the coding sequence ATGGACTTTGCTAAATATCTTAGCTACCTTCTCAAACCTCAAAATCATAGACTTAGGGAACTCAATGGACTGCTGCTTAACTATTTGATTTTGCTCCTTTTCACGTTCACTTTTTGCTCTTGTTCTACTGATACCGTATCTGTTCACAAACCTATAAGAGATGGTGATCTTCTTGTTTCTAAATCTAAAACTTTTGCACTTGGATTCTTCACTCCTGGAAAATCCTCATCTCGCTATGTTGGAATTTGGTACTACAACTTGCCAATCCAAACTGTTGTTTGGGTTGCAAACAGAGATACTTCAATCAATGATACTTCTGGAATTCTATCAATCGACCCAAATGGGAATCTAGTACTCCACCACAACCTTAGCACCATTCCTATTTGGTCTACCAATGTTTCATTACTACAATCACAAACAAATAATACCAGTGTTATAGCTCAACTATCAGATACAGCAAACCTTATTCTGATCCTAAACAACACCAAAACTGTCGTCTGGGAAAGCTTTGATCATCCAACAGACACCATGCTTTTCAAATGGTTTACCTGGTTTTGA